From a region of the Tursiops truncatus isolate mTurTru1 chromosome 2, mTurTru1.mat.Y, whole genome shotgun sequence genome:
- the IPO4 gene encoding importin-4 isoform X1 codes for MEPAGLEQILRELLLPDTERIRRATEQLQTALRDPASLPALCELLASAGDPQIRQFAAVLTRRRLSTGWRRLAAEQRESIKSLILTVLQRETEHSVSLSLAQLSATVFRKEGLEAWPQLMQLLQHSIRSLHVPEREMGLLLLSVVVTSRPEAFRPHHRELLRLLNETLGDVGSPGLLFYSLRTLTTMAPYLGTDDVPLVRMLVPKLIVAVQTLIPVDEAKACEALEALDELLESELPIITSHLSEVLTFCLEVARNVALGDAIRVRILCCLTFLVKVKSKALLKNRLLPPLLHTLFPIMAAEPTLGQLDPEDQDSEEEELDVGLVGETPKHFAIQVVDMLALYLPPEKLCPLLMPMLEEALRSQSPYQRKAGLLVLAVLSDGAGDHIRQRLLSPLLQIVCRSLEDPSQVVRNAALFALGQFSENLQPHIRSYSGEVMPLLLAYLKSVPPGCTRHLAKACYALENFVENLGPEVQHYLTELMEYMLQPLRNPSSSRAKELAVSALGAIATAAQASILPYFPTIVEHLREFLLTGHEDLQPVRIQSLETLGVLVRAVGEPMRPLAEECCQLGLGLCDQVDDPDLRRCTYSLFAALSGLMGESLAPHLPRITTLMLLSLRSTQGIVPQCTGSSTFLLFDDEHGGEEEEELVEEDSEEEEDSEVSGYSVENAFFDEKEDACAALGEISVNASVAFLPYMETVFEEVFTLLECPHLSVRKAAHEALGQFCCALHKACQSCPSEPNTAALQAALARVVPSYVRAVNGERERQVVMAVLAALTAVLRGSGSLALQPPGRLAEICHALKGVLQRKTACQDADQEEDEDQAEYDAMLLEHAGEAIPALAAAAGGDAFAPFFAGFLPLLLCKTKQGCTVAEKSFAVGTLAESIQGLGAASAQFVSRLLPVLLSTAREADPEVRSNAVFGLGVLAEHGGRPAQEHFPKLLGLLLPLLARERHDRVHDNICGALARLLMASPTRKPEPQVLAALLHALPLKEDLEEWVTLGHLFSFLYQSSPDQVVDVAPELLRICSLILAENKVPPDTKASLLLLLTFLAKQHTDSFRSALGSLPGNKAQELQAILGLT; via the exons ATGGAGCCCGccggcctggaacagatcctccGGGAGCTGCTGCTGCCGGACACCGAGCGCATCCGCCGG GCCACCGAGCAACTCCAGACCGCTCTTAGGGACCCCGCCTCCCTGCCCGCGCTCTGCGAACTGCTGGCCTCAGCGGGCGACCCTCAG ATCCGCCAGTTCGCGGCCGTACTGACCCGCAGACGACTGAGCACCGGCTGGCGACGGCTGGCGGCCGAGCAACGGGAGAG CATCAAGTCTTTGATCCTGACGGTCcttcagagagagacaga GCATTCTGTGAGTCTTAGCCTGGCCCAGCTCTCTGCTACCGTTTTTCGAAAAGAAGGTCTGGAGGCCTGGCCTCAGCTCATGCAGCTTCTTCAGCACAGTATCCGCAGCCTCCACGTCCCCGAGAGAGAG ATGGGGCTTTTGCTGCTAAGTGTGGTGGTGACCTCCCGGCCTGAGGCCTTCCGACCCCACCACCGGGAGCTTCTTCGGcttctgaatgagacccttggtgatgtgggctcTCCTGGGCTCCTCTTCTATTCCCTGCGCACTCTGACCACCATGGCCCCTTACCTTGGCACTGATGATGTG CCTCTCGTGCGAATGTTGGTGCCCAAGCTCATCGTGGCTGTGCAGACTCTGATCCCTGTAGACGAG GCAAAGGCCTGTGAGGCCTTGGAGGCCCTGGATGAATTGCTGGAGTCAGAGTTGCCCATCATCACCTCCCACCTCTCAGAGGTCCTCACATTCTGCCTGGAG GTGGCTAGAAACGTGGCCCTAGGTGATGCAATACGTGTGCGTATTCTCTGCTGTCTCACTTTCTTGGTCAAAGTCAAGAGCAAG GCGTTACTGAAGAATCGCCTCCTACCGCCCTTGCTGCACACCCTTTTCCCCATCATGGCTGCCGAGCCCACCCTGGGTCAGCTGGATCCTGAGGATCAGGATTCAGAGGAGGAAGAGCTGGATGTTGGACTGGTGGGGGAGACGCCCAAGCACTTTGCCATTCAG GTCGTGGACATGCTGGCACTCTATTTGCCCCCTGAGAAGCTCTGTCCCCTGCTG ATGCCCATGCTGGAAGAGGCTTTGCGGAGCCAGAGCCCATACCAGCGCAAGGCTGGGCTCCTCGTGCTGGCAGTGCTCTCTGATGGAGCCGGGGACCACATCAGGCAGAG ACTGCTGTCCCCACTGCTACAGATCGTGTGCAGGAGCCTGGAGGATCCGTCACAGGTTGTGCGCAATGCTGCGCTCTTTGCCCTGGGCCAGTTCTCAGAGAACCTACAG ccccacatTCGCAGCTATTCCGGGGAGGTGATGCCACTGCTCCTCGCCTACCTGAAGTCCGTGCCTCCTGGGTGCACACGTCACCTAGCCAAGGCCTGCTATGCCCTGGAGAACTTCGTGGAGAACCTAG GGCCTGAAGTGCAGCACTACCTTACGGAGCTCATGGAGTATATGTTGCAGCCTCTGAGAAACCCCAGCAGCTCCCGGGCCAAGGAGCTGGCTGTGAGCGCCCTGGGGGCCATTG CCACGGCTGCCCAGGCCTCCATACTGCCCTACTTCCCCACCATCGTGGAGCACCTGCGGGAATTCCTGTTGACAGGCCATGAGGACCTTCAGCCTGTGCGGATCCAGAGCCTGG AGACACTTGGGGTACTGGTGCGAGCAGTAGGGGAGCCCATGAGGCCCCTGGCTGAGGAATGCTGCCAGCTGGGGCTGGGCTTGTGTGACCAGGTAGACGACCCTGACTTGCGGCGCTGCAC GTACAGCCTGTTTGCAGCCTTATCGGGGCTGATGGGTGAGAGCCTCGCTCCCCACCTACCACGAATCACCACACTCATGCTGTTGTCATTGCGTTCCACCCAGGGCATTGTG CCTCAGTGCACTGGAAGCAGCACCTTCCTTCTGTTTGACGATGAGCAcggtggggaggaagaggaggagcttGTGGAGGAGGACTCGGAAGAGGAGGAGGACTCAGAGGTCTCAGG GTACAGCGTGGAAAACGCCTTTTTCGATGAGAAGGAAGACGCCTGTGCTGCACTGGGGGAGATCTCTGTGAATGCCAG TGTGGCCTTCCTTCCCTACATGGAGACTGTCTTTGAAGAAGTGTTCACACTGCTGGAG TGCCCTCACCTGAGCGTGCGGAAGGCAGCCCATGAGGCCCTGGGTCAGTTTTGCTGTGCGCTGCACAAAGCCTGTCAGAGCTGCCCCTCGGAACCCAACACTGCTG CTCTGCAGGCCGCCCTGGCCCGGGTGGTGCCATCCTACGTGCGGGCAGTGAACGGGGAGCGGGAGCGCCAGGTGGTGATGGCCGTGCTGGCGGCCCTGACGGCGGTGTTGCGTGGCTCTGGGAGCTTGGCGTTGCAGCCCCCTGGGCGGCTTGCTGAGATCTGCCACGCGCTCAAGGGTGTGCTGCAGAGGAAG ACAGCTTGTCAGGACGCCGACCAGGAGGAGGATGAGGACCAG GCTGAATACGACGCCATGTTGCTGGAGCATGCTGGCGAGGCCATCCCTGCCCTGGCCGCTGCGGCCGGGGGAGATGCCTTTGCCCCCTTCTTTGCCGGCTTCCTGCCATTATTGCTGTGCAAGACG AAACAGGGCTGCACAGTGGCAGAGAAGTCCTTTGCGGTGGGGACGCTGGCAGAGTCCATTCAGGGCCTGGGTGCCGCCTCGGCCCAGTTTGTGTCCCGGCTGCTCCCCGTGCTGTTGAGCACTGCCCGGGAGGCGGACCCCGAGGTGCGGAGCAATGCCGTCTTTGGGCTGGGCGTGCTGGCGGAGCACGGGGGTCGCCCTGCCCAGGA ACACTTCCCCAAGCTGCTGGGGCTCCTGCTGCCCCTCCTGGCGAGGGAGCGCCATGATCGTGTCCATGACAACATCTGTGGGGCACTCGCCCGCCTGCTGATGGCCAGTCCCACGAGGAAACCAGAGCCCCAG GTGCTGGCTGCCCTGCTGCACGCCCTGCCACTGAAGGAGGATTTGGAGGAGTGGGTCACCTTAGGGCACCTCTTCAGCTTCCTGTACCAGAGCAGCCCAGACCAG GTTGTAGATGTGGCTCCAGAGCTCCTGCGCATTTGCAGCCTCATCCTGGCCGAGAACAAGGTCCCACCAG ACACCAAGGCatcgctgctgctgctgctcacGTTCTTGGCCAAACAGCACACTGACAGCTTCCGTTCAGCACTGGGCTCCCTGCCTGGCAACAAGGCCCAGGAGCTCCAGGCCATCCTGGGCCTCACCTAG
- the IPO4 gene encoding importin-4 isoform X3 gives MEPAGLEQILRELLLPDTERIRRATEQLQTALRDPASLPALCELLASAGDPQIRQFAAVLTRRRLSTGWRRLAAEQRESIKSLILTVLQRETEHSVSLSLAQLSATVFRKEGLEAWPQLMQLLQHSIRSLHVPEREPLVRMLVPKLIVAVQTLIPVDEAKACEALEALDELLESELPIITSHLSEVLTFCLEVARNVALGDAIRVRILCCLTFLVKVKSKALLKNRLLPPLLHTLFPIMAAEPTLGQLDPEDQDSEEEELDVGLVGETPKHFAIQVVDMLALYLPPEKLCPLLMPMLEEALRSQSPYQRKAGLLVLAVLSDGAGDHIRQRLLSPLLQIVCRSLEDPSQVVRNAALFALGQFSENLQPHIRSYSGEVMPLLLAYLKSVPPGCTRHLAKACYALENFVENLGPEVQHYLTELMEYMLQPLRNPSSSRAKELAVSALGAIATAAQASILPYFPTIVEHLREFLLTGHEDLQPVRIQSLETLGVLVRAVGEPMRPLAEECCQLGLGLCDQVDDPDLRRCTYSLFAALSGLMGESLAPHLPRITTLMLLSLRSTQGIVPQCTGSSTFLLFDDEHGGEEEEELVEEDSEEEEDSEVSGYSVENAFFDEKEDACAALGEISVNASVAFLPYMETVFEEVFTLLECPHLSVRKAAHEALGQFCCALHKACQSCPSEPNTAALQAALARVVPSYVRAVNGERERQVVMAVLAALTAVLRGSGSLALQPPGRLAEICHALKGVLQRKTACQDADQEEDEDQAEYDAMLLEHAGEAIPALAAAAGGDAFAPFFAGFLPLLLCKTKQGCTVAEKSFAVGTLAESIQGLGAASAQFVSRLLPVLLSTAREADPEVRSNAVFGLGVLAEHGGRPAQEHFPKLLGLLLPLLARERHDRVHDNICGALARLLMASPTRKPEPQVLAALLHALPLKEDLEEWVTLGHLFSFLYQSSPDQVVDVAPELLRICSLILAENKVPPDTKASLLLLLTFLAKQHTDSFRSALGSLPGNKAQELQAILGLT, from the exons ATGGAGCCCGccggcctggaacagatcctccGGGAGCTGCTGCTGCCGGACACCGAGCGCATCCGCCGG GCCACCGAGCAACTCCAGACCGCTCTTAGGGACCCCGCCTCCCTGCCCGCGCTCTGCGAACTGCTGGCCTCAGCGGGCGACCCTCAG ATCCGCCAGTTCGCGGCCGTACTGACCCGCAGACGACTGAGCACCGGCTGGCGACGGCTGGCGGCCGAGCAACGGGAGAG CATCAAGTCTTTGATCCTGACGGTCcttcagagagagacaga GCATTCTGTGAGTCTTAGCCTGGCCCAGCTCTCTGCTACCGTTTTTCGAAAAGAAGGTCTGGAGGCCTGGCCTCAGCTCATGCAGCTTCTTCAGCACAGTATCCGCAGCCTCCACGTCCCCGAGAGAGAG CCTCTCGTGCGAATGTTGGTGCCCAAGCTCATCGTGGCTGTGCAGACTCTGATCCCTGTAGACGAG GCAAAGGCCTGTGAGGCCTTGGAGGCCCTGGATGAATTGCTGGAGTCAGAGTTGCCCATCATCACCTCCCACCTCTCAGAGGTCCTCACATTCTGCCTGGAG GTGGCTAGAAACGTGGCCCTAGGTGATGCAATACGTGTGCGTATTCTCTGCTGTCTCACTTTCTTGGTCAAAGTCAAGAGCAAG GCGTTACTGAAGAATCGCCTCCTACCGCCCTTGCTGCACACCCTTTTCCCCATCATGGCTGCCGAGCCCACCCTGGGTCAGCTGGATCCTGAGGATCAGGATTCAGAGGAGGAAGAGCTGGATGTTGGACTGGTGGGGGAGACGCCCAAGCACTTTGCCATTCAG GTCGTGGACATGCTGGCACTCTATTTGCCCCCTGAGAAGCTCTGTCCCCTGCTG ATGCCCATGCTGGAAGAGGCTTTGCGGAGCCAGAGCCCATACCAGCGCAAGGCTGGGCTCCTCGTGCTGGCAGTGCTCTCTGATGGAGCCGGGGACCACATCAGGCAGAG ACTGCTGTCCCCACTGCTACAGATCGTGTGCAGGAGCCTGGAGGATCCGTCACAGGTTGTGCGCAATGCTGCGCTCTTTGCCCTGGGCCAGTTCTCAGAGAACCTACAG ccccacatTCGCAGCTATTCCGGGGAGGTGATGCCACTGCTCCTCGCCTACCTGAAGTCCGTGCCTCCTGGGTGCACACGTCACCTAGCCAAGGCCTGCTATGCCCTGGAGAACTTCGTGGAGAACCTAG GGCCTGAAGTGCAGCACTACCTTACGGAGCTCATGGAGTATATGTTGCAGCCTCTGAGAAACCCCAGCAGCTCCCGGGCCAAGGAGCTGGCTGTGAGCGCCCTGGGGGCCATTG CCACGGCTGCCCAGGCCTCCATACTGCCCTACTTCCCCACCATCGTGGAGCACCTGCGGGAATTCCTGTTGACAGGCCATGAGGACCTTCAGCCTGTGCGGATCCAGAGCCTGG AGACACTTGGGGTACTGGTGCGAGCAGTAGGGGAGCCCATGAGGCCCCTGGCTGAGGAATGCTGCCAGCTGGGGCTGGGCTTGTGTGACCAGGTAGACGACCCTGACTTGCGGCGCTGCAC GTACAGCCTGTTTGCAGCCTTATCGGGGCTGATGGGTGAGAGCCTCGCTCCCCACCTACCACGAATCACCACACTCATGCTGTTGTCATTGCGTTCCACCCAGGGCATTGTG CCTCAGTGCACTGGAAGCAGCACCTTCCTTCTGTTTGACGATGAGCAcggtggggaggaagaggaggagcttGTGGAGGAGGACTCGGAAGAGGAGGAGGACTCAGAGGTCTCAGG GTACAGCGTGGAAAACGCCTTTTTCGATGAGAAGGAAGACGCCTGTGCTGCACTGGGGGAGATCTCTGTGAATGCCAG TGTGGCCTTCCTTCCCTACATGGAGACTGTCTTTGAAGAAGTGTTCACACTGCTGGAG TGCCCTCACCTGAGCGTGCGGAAGGCAGCCCATGAGGCCCTGGGTCAGTTTTGCTGTGCGCTGCACAAAGCCTGTCAGAGCTGCCCCTCGGAACCCAACACTGCTG CTCTGCAGGCCGCCCTGGCCCGGGTGGTGCCATCCTACGTGCGGGCAGTGAACGGGGAGCGGGAGCGCCAGGTGGTGATGGCCGTGCTGGCGGCCCTGACGGCGGTGTTGCGTGGCTCTGGGAGCTTGGCGTTGCAGCCCCCTGGGCGGCTTGCTGAGATCTGCCACGCGCTCAAGGGTGTGCTGCAGAGGAAG ACAGCTTGTCAGGACGCCGACCAGGAGGAGGATGAGGACCAG GCTGAATACGACGCCATGTTGCTGGAGCATGCTGGCGAGGCCATCCCTGCCCTGGCCGCTGCGGCCGGGGGAGATGCCTTTGCCCCCTTCTTTGCCGGCTTCCTGCCATTATTGCTGTGCAAGACG AAACAGGGCTGCACAGTGGCAGAGAAGTCCTTTGCGGTGGGGACGCTGGCAGAGTCCATTCAGGGCCTGGGTGCCGCCTCGGCCCAGTTTGTGTCCCGGCTGCTCCCCGTGCTGTTGAGCACTGCCCGGGAGGCGGACCCCGAGGTGCGGAGCAATGCCGTCTTTGGGCTGGGCGTGCTGGCGGAGCACGGGGGTCGCCCTGCCCAGGA ACACTTCCCCAAGCTGCTGGGGCTCCTGCTGCCCCTCCTGGCGAGGGAGCGCCATGATCGTGTCCATGACAACATCTGTGGGGCACTCGCCCGCCTGCTGATGGCCAGTCCCACGAGGAAACCAGAGCCCCAG GTGCTGGCTGCCCTGCTGCACGCCCTGCCACTGAAGGAGGATTTGGAGGAGTGGGTCACCTTAGGGCACCTCTTCAGCTTCCTGTACCAGAGCAGCCCAGACCAG GTTGTAGATGTGGCTCCAGAGCTCCTGCGCATTTGCAGCCTCATCCTGGCCGAGAACAAGGTCCCACCAG ACACCAAGGCatcgctgctgctgctgctcacGTTCTTGGCCAAACAGCACACTGACAGCTTCCGTTCAGCACTGGGCTCCCTGCCTGGCAACAAGGCCCAGGAGCTCCAGGCCATCCTGGGCCTCACCTAG
- the IPO4 gene encoding importin-4 isoform X2: MEPAGLEQILRELLLPDTERIRRATEQLQTALRDPASLPALCELLASAGDPQIRQFAAVLTRRRLSTGWRRLAAEQRERHSVSLSLAQLSATVFRKEGLEAWPQLMQLLQHSIRSLHVPEREMGLLLLSVVVTSRPEAFRPHHRELLRLLNETLGDVGSPGLLFYSLRTLTTMAPYLGTDDVPLVRMLVPKLIVAVQTLIPVDEAKACEALEALDELLESELPIITSHLSEVLTFCLEVARNVALGDAIRVRILCCLTFLVKVKSKALLKNRLLPPLLHTLFPIMAAEPTLGQLDPEDQDSEEEELDVGLVGETPKHFAIQVVDMLALYLPPEKLCPLLMPMLEEALRSQSPYQRKAGLLVLAVLSDGAGDHIRQRLLSPLLQIVCRSLEDPSQVVRNAALFALGQFSENLQPHIRSYSGEVMPLLLAYLKSVPPGCTRHLAKACYALENFVENLGPEVQHYLTELMEYMLQPLRNPSSSRAKELAVSALGAIATAAQASILPYFPTIVEHLREFLLTGHEDLQPVRIQSLETLGVLVRAVGEPMRPLAEECCQLGLGLCDQVDDPDLRRCTYSLFAALSGLMGESLAPHLPRITTLMLLSLRSTQGIVPQCTGSSTFLLFDDEHGGEEEEELVEEDSEEEEDSEVSGYSVENAFFDEKEDACAALGEISVNASVAFLPYMETVFEEVFTLLECPHLSVRKAAHEALGQFCCALHKACQSCPSEPNTAALQAALARVVPSYVRAVNGERERQVVMAVLAALTAVLRGSGSLALQPPGRLAEICHALKGVLQRKTACQDADQEEDEDQAEYDAMLLEHAGEAIPALAAAAGGDAFAPFFAGFLPLLLCKTKQGCTVAEKSFAVGTLAESIQGLGAASAQFVSRLLPVLLSTAREADPEVRSNAVFGLGVLAEHGGRPAQEHFPKLLGLLLPLLARERHDRVHDNICGALARLLMASPTRKPEPQVLAALLHALPLKEDLEEWVTLGHLFSFLYQSSPDQVVDVAPELLRICSLILAENKVPPDTKASLLLLLTFLAKQHTDSFRSALGSLPGNKAQELQAILGLT, translated from the exons ATGGAGCCCGccggcctggaacagatcctccGGGAGCTGCTGCTGCCGGACACCGAGCGCATCCGCCGG GCCACCGAGCAACTCCAGACCGCTCTTAGGGACCCCGCCTCCCTGCCCGCGCTCTGCGAACTGCTGGCCTCAGCGGGCGACCCTCAG ATCCGCCAGTTCGCGGCCGTACTGACCCGCAGACGACTGAGCACCGGCTGGCGACGGCTGGCGGCCGAGCAACGGGAGAG GCATTCTGTGAGTCTTAGCCTGGCCCAGCTCTCTGCTACCGTTTTTCGAAAAGAAGGTCTGGAGGCCTGGCCTCAGCTCATGCAGCTTCTTCAGCACAGTATCCGCAGCCTCCACGTCCCCGAGAGAGAG ATGGGGCTTTTGCTGCTAAGTGTGGTGGTGACCTCCCGGCCTGAGGCCTTCCGACCCCACCACCGGGAGCTTCTTCGGcttctgaatgagacccttggtgatgtgggctcTCCTGGGCTCCTCTTCTATTCCCTGCGCACTCTGACCACCATGGCCCCTTACCTTGGCACTGATGATGTG CCTCTCGTGCGAATGTTGGTGCCCAAGCTCATCGTGGCTGTGCAGACTCTGATCCCTGTAGACGAG GCAAAGGCCTGTGAGGCCTTGGAGGCCCTGGATGAATTGCTGGAGTCAGAGTTGCCCATCATCACCTCCCACCTCTCAGAGGTCCTCACATTCTGCCTGGAG GTGGCTAGAAACGTGGCCCTAGGTGATGCAATACGTGTGCGTATTCTCTGCTGTCTCACTTTCTTGGTCAAAGTCAAGAGCAAG GCGTTACTGAAGAATCGCCTCCTACCGCCCTTGCTGCACACCCTTTTCCCCATCATGGCTGCCGAGCCCACCCTGGGTCAGCTGGATCCTGAGGATCAGGATTCAGAGGAGGAAGAGCTGGATGTTGGACTGGTGGGGGAGACGCCCAAGCACTTTGCCATTCAG GTCGTGGACATGCTGGCACTCTATTTGCCCCCTGAGAAGCTCTGTCCCCTGCTG ATGCCCATGCTGGAAGAGGCTTTGCGGAGCCAGAGCCCATACCAGCGCAAGGCTGGGCTCCTCGTGCTGGCAGTGCTCTCTGATGGAGCCGGGGACCACATCAGGCAGAG ACTGCTGTCCCCACTGCTACAGATCGTGTGCAGGAGCCTGGAGGATCCGTCACAGGTTGTGCGCAATGCTGCGCTCTTTGCCCTGGGCCAGTTCTCAGAGAACCTACAG ccccacatTCGCAGCTATTCCGGGGAGGTGATGCCACTGCTCCTCGCCTACCTGAAGTCCGTGCCTCCTGGGTGCACACGTCACCTAGCCAAGGCCTGCTATGCCCTGGAGAACTTCGTGGAGAACCTAG GGCCTGAAGTGCAGCACTACCTTACGGAGCTCATGGAGTATATGTTGCAGCCTCTGAGAAACCCCAGCAGCTCCCGGGCCAAGGAGCTGGCTGTGAGCGCCCTGGGGGCCATTG CCACGGCTGCCCAGGCCTCCATACTGCCCTACTTCCCCACCATCGTGGAGCACCTGCGGGAATTCCTGTTGACAGGCCATGAGGACCTTCAGCCTGTGCGGATCCAGAGCCTGG AGACACTTGGGGTACTGGTGCGAGCAGTAGGGGAGCCCATGAGGCCCCTGGCTGAGGAATGCTGCCAGCTGGGGCTGGGCTTGTGTGACCAGGTAGACGACCCTGACTTGCGGCGCTGCAC GTACAGCCTGTTTGCAGCCTTATCGGGGCTGATGGGTGAGAGCCTCGCTCCCCACCTACCACGAATCACCACACTCATGCTGTTGTCATTGCGTTCCACCCAGGGCATTGTG CCTCAGTGCACTGGAAGCAGCACCTTCCTTCTGTTTGACGATGAGCAcggtggggaggaagaggaggagcttGTGGAGGAGGACTCGGAAGAGGAGGAGGACTCAGAGGTCTCAGG GTACAGCGTGGAAAACGCCTTTTTCGATGAGAAGGAAGACGCCTGTGCTGCACTGGGGGAGATCTCTGTGAATGCCAG TGTGGCCTTCCTTCCCTACATGGAGACTGTCTTTGAAGAAGTGTTCACACTGCTGGAG TGCCCTCACCTGAGCGTGCGGAAGGCAGCCCATGAGGCCCTGGGTCAGTTTTGCTGTGCGCTGCACAAAGCCTGTCAGAGCTGCCCCTCGGAACCCAACACTGCTG CTCTGCAGGCCGCCCTGGCCCGGGTGGTGCCATCCTACGTGCGGGCAGTGAACGGGGAGCGGGAGCGCCAGGTGGTGATGGCCGTGCTGGCGGCCCTGACGGCGGTGTTGCGTGGCTCTGGGAGCTTGGCGTTGCAGCCCCCTGGGCGGCTTGCTGAGATCTGCCACGCGCTCAAGGGTGTGCTGCAGAGGAAG ACAGCTTGTCAGGACGCCGACCAGGAGGAGGATGAGGACCAG GCTGAATACGACGCCATGTTGCTGGAGCATGCTGGCGAGGCCATCCCTGCCCTGGCCGCTGCGGCCGGGGGAGATGCCTTTGCCCCCTTCTTTGCCGGCTTCCTGCCATTATTGCTGTGCAAGACG AAACAGGGCTGCACAGTGGCAGAGAAGTCCTTTGCGGTGGGGACGCTGGCAGAGTCCATTCAGGGCCTGGGTGCCGCCTCGGCCCAGTTTGTGTCCCGGCTGCTCCCCGTGCTGTTGAGCACTGCCCGGGAGGCGGACCCCGAGGTGCGGAGCAATGCCGTCTTTGGGCTGGGCGTGCTGGCGGAGCACGGGGGTCGCCCTGCCCAGGA ACACTTCCCCAAGCTGCTGGGGCTCCTGCTGCCCCTCCTGGCGAGGGAGCGCCATGATCGTGTCCATGACAACATCTGTGGGGCACTCGCCCGCCTGCTGATGGCCAGTCCCACGAGGAAACCAGAGCCCCAG GTGCTGGCTGCCCTGCTGCACGCCCTGCCACTGAAGGAGGATTTGGAGGAGTGGGTCACCTTAGGGCACCTCTTCAGCTTCCTGTACCAGAGCAGCCCAGACCAG GTTGTAGATGTGGCTCCAGAGCTCCTGCGCATTTGCAGCCTCATCCTGGCCGAGAACAAGGTCCCACCAG ACACCAAGGCatcgctgctgctgctgctcacGTTCTTGGCCAAACAGCACACTGACAGCTTCCGTTCAGCACTGGGCTCCCTGCCTGGCAACAAGGCCCAGGAGCTCCAGGCCATCCTGGGCCTCACCTAG